DNA from Ruficoccus amylovorans:
TCGCTGGAGCTTTCCCTCGCCGGGGCGCTCCTGCTGGAAATGGCCTTCCACGGGATCATCGACACTGAGCCGGGCACCGTGGTCGTGCTGGAGGAGAGCGTCCGCCGCAGCCAGTTTCTGGACGCGGCCTTGCAGACGATCCGCGAGGGTAGCGACCGCATTCCGCTGCGGCAGGCCTTGGCACGGCTGGGCTTGCAGGGCAATATGCTGATCGGCCGGACGCTGCGCCGGCTGGTGGACCAGGGAATCTTGAGCCAGAAGGCGGATTCTTTCCTGTGGATCAAGCGCCCCATGCGGCATCCGCTGGCCGATGGAGAACTCTACGACAATGTGGTGGACCGCATCCGCGCGTTGGCACTGGATCCGGAGGAGATCCCCAGCCCGCACGAGGTCGTGCTGGTCGCGCTGGGAGAGGCCTGCAAGCTGCACCGCTTCCTTTTCTCGGTGCAGGAGTACGCGCAGTGCCGGGAGCGGTTAAAGGCGATTGCCGCGATGGACTTTGTCGGGCAGGCGATCATCGAAGCTGTTTCCAGCATTGGAGAGCGTTCGCTGCTGGAGTTGGCGGCGGGGGAAGAACCCTGACCGGTACCGGCGGGCTGACTTGACCCCGGGGGCTTTTGCCATAGGCATATTACGCGTACCTATGATTTTATCTATGCGTCGATGGTTGTGCGGTCTGACGGTTGGCCT
Protein-coding regions in this window:
- a CDS encoding GOLPH3/VPS74 family protein, which codes for MTFAEELILLALDPDTGKFQPLPRKSLELSLAGALLLEMAFHGIIDTEPGTVVVLEESVRRSQFLDAALQTIREGSDRIPLRQALARLGLQGNMLIGRTLRRLVDQGILSQKADSFLWIKRPMRHPLADGELYDNVVDRIRALALDPEEIPSPHEVVLVALGEACKLHRFLFSVQEYAQCRERLKAIAAMDFVGQAIIEAVSSIGERSLLELAAGEEP